The proteins below are encoded in one region of Streptomyces sp. NBC_00490:
- the ureA gene encoding urease subunit gamma: MRLTPTERDRLLLFGAAELARARRARGLRLNVPEATALIADTVCEAARDGARLAEAVERARAVLGPDDVLPGVADVVTEVHVEAVFDDGSRLAVVSDPIGGGLGPEAPGALLPGPEHTEPEAVVRLTVTNTATVPVSVTSHFHFFEVNPRLDFDRAEAYGTRLAVPAGSSVRFGPGESLEVGLVPIGGARVAIGFAGLVDGPLDAPGAREEALRRAAACGYLGVSVEEAGR, encoded by the coding sequence ATGCGGCTGACCCCCACCGAACGCGACCGGCTGCTGCTCTTCGGAGCCGCCGAGCTGGCCCGTGCCCGCCGCGCCCGAGGGCTGCGGCTCAACGTGCCGGAGGCCACCGCGCTCATCGCGGACACCGTGTGCGAGGCCGCCCGCGACGGGGCGCGGCTCGCCGAGGCCGTCGAGCGGGCCCGCGCGGTGCTCGGCCCTGACGACGTGCTGCCCGGCGTCGCGGACGTCGTCACCGAGGTGCATGTCGAGGCCGTCTTCGACGACGGGTCCCGGCTGGCCGTGGTGAGCGACCCGATCGGCGGCGGGCTCGGCCCCGAGGCTCCCGGCGCGCTGCTGCCCGGACCCGAGCACACCGAGCCCGAGGCCGTCGTACGGCTGACGGTCACCAACACCGCCACCGTCCCCGTCTCCGTCACCTCCCACTTCCACTTCTTCGAGGTCAACCCTCGCCTCGACTTCGACCGCGCCGAGGCCTACGGGACACGGCTCGCCGTCCCCGCCGGCTCCTCGGTGCGGTTCGGGCCGGGGGAGTCGCTGGAGGTCGGCCTGGTGCCGATCGGCGGTGCCCGGGTCGCCATCGGCTTCGCCGGGCTCGTCGACGGACCGCTGGACGCGCCCGGCGCCCGCGAGGAGGCCCTGCGCCGCGCCGCCGCCTGCGGCTACCTGGGCGTGTCCGTCGAGGAGGCCGGCCGATGA
- a CDS encoding TolB family protein produces the protein MHSNKRAVALAAAFVAATVAVTVTSAGAAPRVPSTERVTLSATGEQGNGSAYGPQLSADGRFAAFTADASNLVPGDTNEMSDVFVRDLRKGTVERVSVSSAGVQADQPSSVRAISDDGRYVLFSSNARNLVPWDTPPADAGAADVYLHDRRTGTTRRISVGFDGGSAYAAGTDMSANARYITFNAKADRMEEGARDLFGAVYVFDRSTGRTERVSNPNRPDNPALFQDVSADGRYVLYTQLVPRSGRGITWVHDRRTGAEERVNVKADGSPVEGYAMPATLSADGRTVAFHNTDEGLVPGPTPEDASDIYVRDLRKDVTRRVDTGPDGETMPDRPELSPDGRYLGYEATPRLPDGTTGPTNVYLRDLRTGSTRLVGASVTGGPVTDASVWLSSVSAGAKRLGLASASSQLVAGDTNGSYDGFVRHLR, from the coding sequence ATGCACAGCAACAAGCGAGCCGTCGCGCTCGCCGCCGCCTTCGTCGCCGCCACGGTGGCCGTGACCGTGACCTCGGCGGGCGCCGCGCCCCGCGTCCCGTCCACCGAGCGCGTCACCCTGTCGGCGACGGGGGAGCAGGGCAACGGCTCCGCGTACGGGCCGCAGCTCAGTGCCGACGGCCGGTTCGCGGCCTTCACGGCGGACGCGTCCAACCTGGTGCCCGGCGACACCAACGAGATGTCGGACGTCTTCGTGCGCGACCTGCGCAAGGGGACCGTCGAGCGGGTCAGCGTCAGCTCGGCCGGCGTACAGGCCGACCAGCCGTCGTCCGTGCGGGCCATCAGCGACGACGGCCGGTACGTCCTGTTCAGCTCGAACGCACGGAACCTGGTCCCCTGGGACACCCCGCCCGCGGACGCCGGTGCCGCCGACGTCTATCTGCACGACCGGCGCACCGGCACCACGCGGCGGATCAGTGTCGGCTTCGACGGGGGCTCCGCGTACGCGGCCGGCACCGACATGTCGGCGAACGCCCGCTACATCACCTTCAACGCCAAGGCCGACCGGATGGAGGAGGGAGCCCGCGACCTCTTCGGAGCCGTGTACGTCTTCGACCGCAGCACCGGCAGGACGGAGCGGGTCAGCAACCCGAACCGCCCGGACAACCCCGCGCTCTTCCAGGACGTGAGCGCCGACGGCCGCTATGTGCTGTACACGCAGCTGGTGCCGCGCAGTGGGCGCGGGATCACCTGGGTGCACGACCGCCGCACCGGCGCCGAGGAGCGGGTCAACGTCAAGGCGGACGGCTCCCCGGTCGAGGGGTACGCGATGCCCGCCACGCTCTCCGCGGACGGCCGCACCGTCGCCTTCCACAACACCGACGAGGGCCTGGTCCCCGGCCCCACCCCCGAGGACGCGTCCGACATCTATGTCCGCGACCTGCGTAAGGACGTCACCCGGCGGGTCGACACCGGCCCCGACGGCGAGACCATGCCCGACCGGCCGGAACTCAGCCCGGACGGCCGGTACCTGGGCTACGAGGCCACCCCGCGGCTGCCCGACGGCACGACCGGCCCGACCAACGTCTACCTTCGCGACCTGCGCACCGGCAGCACCCGTCTGGTGGGCGCGTCCGTCACCGGCGGGCCCGTGACGGACGCCTCCGTCTGGCTGAGCTCGGTGAGCGCGGGGGCGAAGCGCCTCGGCCTCGCCAGTGCCTCGTCCCAGCTCGTCGCCGGCGACACCAACGGCAGCTACGACGGCTTCGTCCGCCACCTGCGCTGA
- a CDS encoding 3-isopropylmalate dehydrogenase produces MSRSINLAVIPGDGIGQEVVAEGLKVLSAVLPQDVKLETKEYDFGAKRYHATGETLTDADVDALKQHDAILLGAIGDPSVPSGVLERGFLLKLRFLFDHHVNLRPSKLLPGVETPLKGEPAIDFVVVREGTEGPYTGNGGTIRKGTPHEVATEVSVNTAFGVERVVRDAFARAQARPRKKLTLVHKNNVLSFAGHLWTNVFNQVAEEFPEVTTDYIHVDAATIYLVTDPARFDVIVTDNLFGDIITDLAAAVSGGIGVAASGNINPSGEFPSMFEPVHGSAPDIAGQGKADPTATVLSVALLLRHLGYEAEAARIDEAVSVDLAERTGKPARSTSEIGDALAVRVAG; encoded by the coding sequence ATGTCTCGCAGCATCAATCTCGCAGTGATTCCCGGTGACGGCATCGGCCAGGAGGTCGTGGCCGAAGGCCTGAAGGTCCTCTCCGCCGTCCTTCCGCAGGATGTGAAGCTGGAGACCAAGGAGTACGACTTCGGCGCCAAGCGCTACCACGCCACCGGTGAGACCCTCACCGACGCCGACGTGGACGCGCTGAAGCAGCACGACGCGATCCTCCTCGGTGCCATCGGCGACCCCAGCGTCCCCTCCGGCGTCCTGGAGCGCGGCTTCCTGCTCAAGCTCCGCTTCCTCTTCGACCACCACGTCAACCTGCGGCCGTCGAAGCTGCTGCCGGGTGTGGAGACGCCGCTGAAGGGCGAGCCGGCCATCGACTTCGTCGTGGTCCGCGAGGGCACCGAGGGCCCGTACACCGGCAACGGCGGCACCATCCGCAAGGGCACCCCGCACGAGGTCGCCACCGAGGTCTCCGTGAACACGGCCTTCGGTGTCGAGCGTGTCGTCCGCGACGCCTTCGCCCGTGCCCAGGCCCGTCCCCGCAAGAAGCTCACGCTGGTCCACAAGAACAACGTGCTCTCCTTCGCGGGCCACCTGTGGACGAACGTCTTCAACCAGGTGGCCGAGGAGTTCCCCGAGGTCACCACCGACTACATCCACGTCGACGCGGCCACGATCTACCTGGTCACCGACCCGGCCCGGTTCGACGTGATCGTCACCGACAACCTCTTCGGCGACATCATCACCGACCTCGCCGCGGCCGTCTCCGGCGGCATCGGCGTCGCGGCGAGCGGCAACATCAACCCCAGCGGCGAGTTCCCGTCGATGTTCGAGCCCGTTCACGGCTCGGCCCCCGACATCGCGGGCCAGGGCAAGGCCGACCCCACCGCCACGGTCCTGTCCGTCGCGCTGCTCCTGCGTCACCTCGGCTACGAGGCCGAGGCCGCCCGGATCGACGAGGCGGTCTCCGTCGACCTCGCCGAGCGCACCGGCAAGCCCGCGCGCAGCACCTCGGAGATCGGCGACGCGCTCGCCGTACGAGTAGCCGGCTGA
- a CDS encoding branched-chain amino acid aminotransferase has translation MTTPTIELKPSASPLSDAERAAILANPGFGRHFTDHMVVIKWTEGRGWHDGQLVPYAPLQLDPATMVLHYAQEIFEGLKAYRQPDGTVATFRPEKNAERFQRSAHRLGMPELPVETFIEACDALVQQDRDWVPAHGGEESLYLRPFMIATEVGLGVKPANEYLFLVIASPAGAYFPGGVKPVSIWLSEDRVRAVPGGMGDAKTGGNYAASLLAQAEAAAKGCDQVCYLDAVEHKWVEELGGMNLYFVYGDKIITPTLTGSILEGVTRDSLLAVARDLGYESEEGRVSIDQWQRDAENGTLTEVFACGTAAVITPVGTVKRANSEWQQSGGEPGEVTLKLRQALLDIQRGTAEDKHGWMHKLG, from the coding sequence ATGACGACGCCCACGATCGAGCTCAAGCCCTCAGCCTCGCCACTTTCCGACGCCGAGCGCGCCGCGATCCTGGCGAACCCCGGCTTCGGCCGCCACTTCACCGACCACATGGTCGTCATCAAGTGGACCGAGGGCCGCGGCTGGCACGACGGCCAGCTCGTGCCGTACGCCCCGCTCCAGCTCGACCCGGCGACGATGGTCCTGCACTACGCGCAGGAGATCTTCGAGGGCCTCAAGGCGTACCGCCAGCCCGACGGAACCGTCGCCACCTTCCGCCCCGAGAAGAACGCCGAGCGATTCCAGCGTTCCGCGCACCGCCTCGGCATGCCCGAGCTGCCGGTCGAGACGTTCATCGAGGCCTGCGACGCCCTCGTCCAGCAGGACCGGGACTGGGTCCCGGCGCACGGCGGCGAGGAGTCCCTCTACCTCCGCCCCTTCATGATCGCCACCGAGGTCGGCCTGGGCGTCAAGCCCGCCAACGAGTACCTCTTCCTGGTCATCGCCTCCCCGGCCGGCGCCTACTTCCCCGGCGGCGTCAAGCCGGTCTCCATCTGGCTCTCCGAGGACCGCGTCCGCGCCGTTCCCGGCGGCATGGGCGACGCGAAGACGGGCGGCAACTACGCGGCCTCCCTCCTCGCCCAGGCCGAGGCGGCCGCCAAGGGCTGCGACCAGGTCTGCTACCTCGACGCGGTCGAGCACAAGTGGGTCGAGGAACTCGGCGGCATGAACCTGTACTTCGTGTACGGCGACAAGATCATCACGCCGACGCTGACGGGCTCGATCCTGGAGGGCGTGACCCGCGACTCCCTGCTGGCGGTCGCCCGCGACCTCGGCTACGAGTCCGAGGAGGGCCGCGTCTCCATCGACCAGTGGCAGCGCGACGCCGAGAACGGCACCCTGACCGAGGTCTTCGCCTGTGGCACGGCCGCCGTGATCACCCCGGTCGGCACGGTCAAGCGCGCGAACTCCGAGTGGCAGCAGTCGGGCGGCGAGCCGGGCGAGGTCACGCTGAAGCTGCGGCAGGCCCTGCTGGACATCCAGCGCGGCACGGCCGAGGACAAGCACGGCTGGATGCACAAGCTGGGCTAG
- the cimA gene encoding citramalate synthase: MTATSELDDQFHVFDTTLRDGAQREGINLTVADKLAIARHLDDFGVGFIEGGWPGANPRDTEFFARAQQEIEFKHAQLVAFGATRRAGAKAAEDPQVNALLASGAPVITLVAKSHDRHVELALRTTLDENLEMVRDTVSYLTAQGRRVFVDCEHFFDGYRANPEYAKAVVRAASEAGASVVILCDTNGGMLPAQVQAVVSTVLADTGARLGIHTQDDTGCAVANTLAAVDAGATHVQCTANGYGERVGNANLFPVVAALELKYGKKVLPEGKLREMTRISHAIAEVVNLTPSTHQPYVGVSAFAHKAGLHASAIKVDPDLYQHIDPEQVGNTMRMLVSDMAGRASVELKGKELGVDLGGDREVVGRVVERVKERELKGYTYEAADASFELLLRAEVEGKPLTYFQVESWRAIVEDRPDGSHANEATVKLFAKGERIVATAEGNGPVNALDRALRVALEKIYPQLAKLDLVDYKVRILEGVHGTQSTTRVLISTSDGAGEWSTVGVAENVIAASWQALEDAYTYGLLRAGVEPAE; this comes from the coding sequence ATGACCGCAACCAGCGAGCTCGACGATCAGTTCCACGTCTTCGACACCACCCTGCGCGACGGCGCCCAGCGGGAGGGCATCAACCTCACCGTCGCGGACAAGCTGGCCATCGCGCGGCACCTGGACGACTTCGGCGTGGGCTTCATCGAGGGCGGCTGGCCCGGCGCCAACCCGCGGGACACCGAGTTCTTCGCCCGCGCCCAGCAGGAGATCGAGTTCAAGCACGCCCAGCTGGTCGCCTTCGGCGCGACGCGCAGGGCCGGCGCCAAGGCGGCGGAGGACCCGCAGGTCAACGCACTGCTGGCGTCCGGCGCCCCGGTGATCACCCTGGTCGCCAAGTCCCACGACCGCCATGTCGAACTCGCCCTGCGCACCACGCTGGACGAGAACCTGGAGATGGTCCGCGACACGGTGTCGTACCTGACGGCACAGGGCCGCCGGGTCTTCGTCGACTGCGAGCACTTCTTCGACGGCTACCGCGCGAACCCGGAGTACGCGAAGGCGGTCGTACGGGCGGCCTCGGAGGCGGGCGCCTCGGTGGTCATCCTCTGTGACACCAACGGCGGCATGCTCCCCGCCCAGGTCCAGGCCGTCGTCTCCACGGTCCTCGCCGACACCGGCGCCCGGCTCGGCATCCACACCCAGGACGACACGGGCTGCGCGGTCGCCAACACCCTGGCCGCGGTGGACGCGGGCGCCACCCACGTCCAGTGCACGGCCAACGGCTACGGCGAGCGGGTCGGCAACGCCAACCTGTTCCCGGTGGTAGCGGCCCTGGAGCTGAAGTACGGCAAGAAGGTGCTGCCGGAGGGCAAGCTCCGCGAGATGACGCGGATCTCGCACGCGATCGCCGAGGTCGTGAACCTCACCCCCTCGACGCACCAGCCCTACGTCGGCGTCTCGGCCTTCGCCCACAAGGCCGGCCTGCACGCCTCGGCCATCAAGGTCGACCCGGACCTCTACCAGCACATCGACCCCGAGCAGGTCGGCAACACCATGCGGATGCTGGTCTCCGACATGGCGGGCCGCGCTTCGGTCGAGCTCAAGGGCAAGGAACTGGGCGTGGACCTCGGCGGCGACCGCGAGGTGGTCGGCCGGGTGGTGGAGCGCGTGAAGGAACGCGAGCTCAAGGGCTACACGTACGAGGCGGCGGACGCGTCGTTCGAGCTGCTGCTGCGCGCCGAGGTCGAGGGCAAGCCCCTGACGTACTTCCAGGTCGAGTCCTGGCGCGCGATCGTCGAGGACCGCCCCGACGGCAGCCACGCGAACGAGGCCACGGTGAAGCTCTTCGCCAAGGGCGAGCGCATCGTCGCCACCGCCGAGGGCAACGGCCCCGTCAACGCGCTGGACCGCGCACTCCGGGTCGCCCTGGAGAAGATCTACCCCCAGCTCGCCAAGCTCGACCTCGTCGACTACAAGGTCCGCATCCTCGAAGGCGTCCACGGCACCCAGTCCACGACCCGCGTGCTGATCTCCACGTCCGACGGCGCGGGGGAGTGGTCCACGGTAGGAGTCGCCGAGAACGTGATCGCGGCGTCCTGGCAGGCCCTGGAGGACGCTTACACCTACGGCCTGCTGCGCGCCGGCGTGGAGCCCGCCGAGTAA
- a CDS encoding agmatine deiminase family protein yields the protein MTYRMPAEWEPHERTWMAWPGPNATFADDEKLAEARTAWAAVARAVRRFEPVTMVHGTGQGESARELLGPDIDLVERELDDAWMRDIGPTFVSDGRRLAAVDWVFNGWGAQDWASWEHDSKIARHVADLAGVPVRSSTLVNEGGAIHVDGEGTVLLTETVQLGAGRNPGWTRERVEAEIHDRLGTSKAIWLPHGLAGDYGTYGTQGHVDIVAAFAGPGTVVVHSQRNPDHPDHARSREYVEILRGQTDARGRRLEVVEIPAPTVLKDQDGEWVDYSYINHYLCNGGVVLCAFDDPNDELAAGVFRRLFPERTVTLVDARTVFAGGGGIHCITQQQPRTTVR from the coding sequence ATGACCTACCGCATGCCCGCCGAGTGGGAGCCGCACGAGCGCACCTGGATGGCCTGGCCCGGACCCAACGCGACCTTCGCCGACGACGAGAAGCTCGCCGAGGCCCGGACCGCCTGGGCCGCGGTGGCCCGCGCCGTGCGCCGCTTTGAGCCGGTGACGATGGTGCACGGCACGGGCCAGGGGGAGTCCGCGCGCGAGCTGCTCGGACCGGACATCGACCTGGTGGAGCGCGAACTCGACGACGCGTGGATGCGTGACATCGGGCCCACGTTCGTGAGCGACGGCCGTCGACTGGCCGCCGTGGACTGGGTGTTCAACGGCTGGGGGGCACAGGACTGGGCGAGCTGGGAGCACGACTCCAAGATCGCCCGCCATGTCGCGGACCTGGCCGGGGTGCCGGTGCGGAGCAGCACCCTGGTCAACGAGGGCGGCGCGATCCACGTCGACGGCGAGGGCACGGTCCTGCTCACCGAGACGGTCCAGCTCGGCGCCGGGCGCAACCCCGGCTGGACGCGCGAGCGGGTCGAGGCGGAGATCCACGACCGACTCGGCACCAGCAAGGCGATCTGGCTCCCGCACGGCCTCGCCGGCGACTACGGCACGTACGGCACCCAGGGTCACGTCGACATCGTCGCGGCCTTCGCCGGGCCCGGCACCGTGGTCGTCCACAGCCAGCGGAACCCGGACCACCCCGACCACGCCCGCTCGCGGGAGTACGTCGAGATCCTGCGCGGACAGACGGACGCGAGGGGCCGCCGCCTGGAGGTCGTCGAGATCCCCGCCCCCACGGTCCTCAAGGATCAGGACGGGGAGTGGGTCGACTACTCGTACATCAACCACTACCTCTGCAACGGCGGCGTGGTGCTCTGCGCCTTCGACGACCCGAACGACGAACTCGCGGCCGGCGTCTTCCGCCGGCTCTTCCCCGAACGGACGGTGACACTGGTGGACGCGCGGACCGTCTTCGCGGGCGGGGGCGGCATCCACTGCATCACCCAGCAGCAGCCGCGGACGACGGTCAGGTAG
- a CDS encoding purple acid phosphatase family protein — MDLPDVGIPPRLARRMSMAEQYEYLRTKVTRRRTLVTAGAVAGGLLTGGCAGDSPSPSSRTAASPSTAAKVHGSVVAPFGRHLAFGADPKTQMRISWQVPLAVRKPFVRIGTRPDDLSRRIGAEVRDLRTPGVPGVRAALDQYYLHAALDGLRPGTTYYYGVGHDGLDPAAAAHRSTIASFRTAPASPETFVFTAFGDQGVSKAAAANDHILLRRNPAFHLHAGDICYANVNGRGETSDGYDPSYWDLFLKQNEEVTRSVPWMVTTGNHDMEAWYSPDGYGGQLARWSLPDSGFDPRAAPGVYAFTYGNVGFVALDANDVSYEIPANLGYTGGKQTAWLDEKLGELRGSVDFVVVFFHHCAYSTSSHASDGGVREEWLPLFAKHQVDLVINGHNHVYERTDAIKGDAVGRRVPIGASTDPTRDGTVYVTAGGGGKDLYGFPAGVKESYEGHVRDRESVDTFRWTKSRAADKETVEWSRVRYRGFSFLQVEAESGTTPRLKVSALAQNGDRIDHFEVRRGT, encoded by the coding sequence ATGGACCTTCCCGACGTCGGCATCCCGCCGCGGCTCGCGCGCCGGATGAGCATGGCCGAGCAGTACGAGTATCTGCGCACGAAGGTGACCCGGCGCCGCACCCTGGTGACGGCCGGCGCGGTGGCGGGCGGGCTGCTGACCGGCGGCTGCGCGGGAGACTCGCCGTCACCCTCTTCCCGTACGGCCGCTTCCCCGTCCACCGCCGCCAAGGTGCACGGCTCGGTCGTCGCCCCCTTCGGCCGCCACCTCGCCTTCGGCGCCGACCCGAAGACGCAGATGCGGATCTCCTGGCAGGTCCCGCTCGCGGTGCGGAAGCCATTCGTCCGGATCGGCACCCGCCCCGACGATCTGAGCCGCCGGATCGGGGCCGAGGTCCGCGATCTGCGCACCCCGGGCGTCCCGGGCGTCCGCGCGGCCCTCGACCAGTACTACCTGCACGCCGCCCTGGACGGGCTGCGCCCCGGCACCACGTACTACTACGGCGTCGGCCACGACGGACTCGACCCGGCCGCCGCCGCGCACCGCTCCACCATCGCGTCCTTCCGCACGGCCCCGGCGAGCCCGGAGACGTTCGTCTTCACGGCCTTCGGAGACCAGGGCGTCAGCAAGGCCGCCGCCGCCAACGACCACATCCTGCTGCGCCGGAACCCCGCGTTCCATCTCCACGCGGGCGACATCTGCTATGCGAACGTCAACGGCCGGGGCGAGACCTCGGACGGCTACGACCCCTCGTACTGGGACCTGTTCCTCAAGCAGAACGAGGAGGTCACACGGTCGGTGCCGTGGATGGTGACGACCGGCAACCACGACATGGAGGCCTGGTACTCCCCCGACGGCTACGGCGGCCAGCTCGCCCGCTGGTCCCTGCCGGACAGCGGCTTCGATCCGCGCGCGGCGCCGGGCGTGTACGCGTTCACATACGGCAACGTCGGCTTCGTGGCGCTGGACGCCAACGACGTGTCGTACGAGATCCCCGCCAACCTCGGCTACACGGGCGGCAAGCAGACGGCGTGGCTGGACGAGAAGCTGGGCGAGCTGCGGGGGTCGGTGGACTTCGTCGTCGTCTTCTTCCACCACTGCGCCTACTCGACCTCCTCGCACGCCTCCGACGGCGGGGTGCGCGAGGAGTGGCTGCCGCTGTTCGCGAAGCACCAGGTGGACCTGGTGATCAACGGGCACAACCACGTCTACGAGCGCACCGACGCCATCAAGGGCGACGCGGTCGGCAGGCGGGTGCCGATCGGCGCGTCGACCGACCCGACGCGGGACGGGACCGTGTACGTCACCGCGGGCGGCGGCGGCAAGGACCTGTACGGCTTCCCGGCGGGCGTGAAGGAGAGCTACGAGGGGCACGTGCGCGACCGCGAGTCCGTGGACACCTTCCGGTGGACGAAGTCACGGGCCGCCGACAAGGAGACCGTGGAGTGGTCGCGGGTGCGCTACCGGGGGTTCTCCTTCCTCCAGGTGGAGGCGGAGAGCGGTACGACCCCGAGGCTCAAGGTGTCGGCGCTGGCGCAGAACGGCGACCGGATCGACCATTTCGAGGTGCGGCGCGGGACGTGA
- a CDS encoding TetR/AcrR family transcriptional regulator, whose protein sequence is MTPARRRTPAPPREDVLAAAMEMIAELGLEKLTMAALGREVGMSSGHLLYYFHSKDELLLQTLEWSEGRLGAERGRLLTRTATARERLDAYVDLYVPHGHRDPHWTLWLEVWNRSQNAPADARDRQAAIEGAWHRDLVALLAEGVSRGEFRAVDPDRVAARLRALLDGFSIHVAIGLRGADRAQILGHVREFLDENLLADA, encoded by the coding sequence ATGACCCCCGCCCGCCGTCGCACCCCCGCCCCGCCCCGCGAGGACGTCCTCGCCGCCGCCATGGAGATGATCGCCGAACTCGGCCTGGAGAAGCTCACCATGGCGGCCCTCGGCCGCGAGGTCGGGATGAGCAGCGGCCACCTCCTGTACTACTTCCACTCCAAGGACGAGCTGCTGCTCCAGACCCTGGAGTGGAGCGAGGGCCGGCTGGGCGCCGAACGCGGCCGCCTCCTCACCCGCACGGCCACCGCGCGCGAACGGCTCGATGCGTACGTCGACCTGTACGTCCCCCACGGCCATCGCGACCCCCACTGGACCCTCTGGCTTGAGGTCTGGAACCGCTCGCAGAACGCCCCCGCCGACGCCCGCGACCGGCAGGCCGCCATCGAGGGCGCCTGGCACCGCGACCTGGTGGCACTGCTGGCGGAAGGCGTGTCGAGGGGTGAGTTCCGCGCGGTCGACCCCGACCGCGTGGCCGCCCGGCTGCGGGCGCTGCTCGACGGATTCTCCATCCATGTGGCGATCGGGCTGCGAGGCGCGGACCGAGCGCAGATTCTCGGCCACGTACGGGAGTTCCTGGACGAGAACCTTCTCGCGGACGCCTGA
- a CDS encoding urease subunit alpha gives MSRPGGHPAEARRLTPHEYAATHGPRAGDRIRLGDSGLTIRVEADSQRHGDEFLAGFGKTARDGLHLKAAAVRETCDVVISNVVVIDAVQGIRKVSIGIREGRVHSIGRAGNPDTLDGVDVVVGTGTSIVSGEGLIATAGAVDTHVHLLSPRIMEASLASGVTTIIGQEFGPVWGVGVNSPWALRHTFNAFDAWPVNIGFLGRGSSSRDAPLIEALAEGGASGFKVHEDMGAHTRALDTALRVAEEHDVQVALHSDGLNECLSVEDTLRVLEGRTIHAFHIEGCGGGHVPNVLKMAGVANVIGSSTNPTLPFGRDAVAEHYGMIVSVHGLKTDLPGDAALARDRIRAGTMGAEDVLHDLGAIGITSSDAQGMGRAGETVRRTFAMAGKMKAQFGAPDEDHDNERVLRYLAKLTINPAIAHGLSHEVGSIEVGKLADIVLWRPEYFGAKPQLVLKSGFPAYGVVGDPNAATDTCEPLVLGPQFGAYGATPADLSVAFVARAALDQGNDSMPTRRRRVAVRGTRGIGPADLRLNSRTGAVDVDQRTGLVTLDGEPLRSEPADSVSLNRLYFL, from the coding sequence ATGAGCCGCCCCGGAGGGCACCCCGCCGAGGCCCGCCGCCTCACCCCCCACGAGTACGCCGCCACCCACGGCCCCCGCGCCGGCGACCGCATCCGGCTCGGCGACTCCGGGCTGACGATCCGCGTCGAGGCCGACTCCCAGCGCCACGGCGACGAGTTCCTCGCCGGCTTCGGCAAGACCGCCCGCGACGGACTGCACCTCAAGGCCGCGGCCGTGCGGGAGACCTGCGACGTCGTCATCAGCAACGTCGTCGTGATCGATGCCGTGCAGGGGATCCGCAAGGTCTCCATCGGCATCCGGGAAGGCCGTGTCCACTCCATCGGGCGGGCCGGGAACCCCGACACCCTCGACGGGGTCGACGTCGTCGTCGGCACCGGCACGTCCATCGTGTCCGGCGAAGGGCTCATCGCCACCGCCGGGGCCGTCGACACCCACGTCCATCTGCTGTCGCCACGGATCATGGAGGCCTCGCTGGCCTCCGGCGTGACCACGATCATCGGCCAGGAGTTCGGGCCGGTCTGGGGCGTCGGCGTCAACTCGCCCTGGGCGCTGCGGCACACGTTCAACGCCTTCGACGCCTGGCCGGTCAACATCGGCTTCCTGGGCCGGGGTTCGTCCTCGCGCGACGCGCCCCTGATCGAGGCCCTCGCCGAAGGCGGTGCGTCCGGCTTCAAGGTGCACGAGGACATGGGCGCCCACACCCGGGCGCTGGACACGGCACTGCGGGTCGCCGAGGAACACGACGTCCAAGTCGCCCTGCACAGCGACGGGTTGAACGAGTGCCTGTCCGTCGAGGACACCCTGCGCGTCCTGGAGGGGCGCACCATCCACGCCTTCCACATCGAGGGCTGCGGCGGCGGACACGTCCCGAACGTGCTGAAGATGGCGGGCGTCGCGAACGTCATCGGCTCCTCCACCAACCCCACCCTGCCCTTCGGCCGGGACGCGGTCGCCGAGCACTACGGCATGATCGTCTCCGTCCACGGCCTGAAGACCGACCTGCCCGGCGACGCCGCCCTGGCCCGCGACCGGATCCGCGCCGGGACCATGGGCGCCGAGGACGTCCTGCACGACCTGGGCGCGATCGGCATCACCTCCTCGGACGCGCAGGGCATGGGGCGAGCGGGCGAGACGGTCCGCCGTACGTTCGCCATGGCAGGGAAGATGAAGGCCCAGTTCGGCGCCCCCGACGAGGACCACGACAACGAACGCGTCCTGCGCTACCTGGCCAAGCTGACGATCAACCCGGCCATCGCGCACGGTCTCTCGCACGAGGTCGGTTCCATCGAGGTCGGCAAGCTGGCCGACATCGTGCTGTGGCGCCCGGAGTACTTCGGCGCGAAACCGCAGCTGGTCCTGAAGTCCGGCTTCCCGGCGTACGGCGTGGTGGGCGACCCCAACGCGGCGACGGACACCTGTGAACCCCTGGTGCTGGGACCGCAGTTCGGCGCGTACGGCGCCACCCCCGCCGACCTCTCCGTCGCCTTCGTCGCCCGGGCGGCGCTCGACCAGGGCAACGACTCGATGCCGACCCGCCGCCGCAGGGTCGCCGTCCGCGGCACCCGCGGCATCGGACCGGCCGACCTGCGCCTCAACTCCCGTACCGGAGCGGTCGATGTCGACCAGCGCACCGGCCTGGTCACCCTCGACGGCGAGCCACTGCGCTCCGAGCCGGCCGACTCCGTCTCCCTCAACCGCCTGTACTTCCTCTAG